A section of the Lepus europaeus isolate LE1 chromosome 19, mLepTim1.pri, whole genome shotgun sequence genome encodes:
- the LOC133748551 gene encoding galectin-7-like: MSSLPHKTSLPEGVQAGNVLRIRGVVPEKAGRFHVNLLCSEEPGADAALHFNPRLDLSEVVFNSLEQGAWGKEERGPGLPFRRGQPFEVLLIVTGDGYKAVVGDAQYHHFRHRMPPARVRQLEVAGDVQLDSVCVF; encoded by the exons ATGTCC agtCTCCCGCACAAGACCTCCCTGCCCGAGGGCGTCCAGGCCGGCAACGTGCTGAGAATCCGGGGTGTGGTCCCTGAAAAGGCTGGCAG GTTCCACGTGAACCTGCTGTGCAGCGAGGAGCCGGGCGCCGACGCCGCCCTGCACTTCAACCCGCGGCTGGACTTGTCCGAGGTGGTCTTCAACAGCCTGGAGCAGGGCGCCTGGGGCAAGGAGGAGCGCGGCCCGGGGCTGCCCTTCCGGCGCGGGCAGCCCTTCGAGGTGCTGCTCATCGTCACCGGCGACGGCTACAAG GCCGTGGTCGGGGACGCGCAGTACCACCACTTTCGCCACCGCATGCCGCCGGCGCGCGTGCGCCAGCTCGAGGTGGCCGGGGACGTGCAGCTGGACTCGGTGTGCGTGTTCTGA